Proteins from one Nicotiana tabacum cultivar K326 chromosome 23, ASM71507v2, whole genome shotgun sequence genomic window:
- the LOC107832209 gene encoding transcription factor MYB20, with translation MGRKPCCDKDGVKKGPWSAEEDKKLINFILINGQCCWRSLPKVAGLLRCGKSCRLRWTNYLRPDLKRGLLSEYEEKMVIDLHSQLGNRWSKIASHLPGRTDNEIKNHWNTHIKKKLKKMGIDPITHQSITVDQPNIEPPTKNQPIIQQEKQITMPISPAHVVPEIIDILDHNKEMVETPILSTITEIKLEDDDNNNKKNTGTSFCTDEVPVIKPHEILFHSESTTSTSSSSSSPSSIILEDMQFDFNWADDFSRTLDYLLNDDIDMNNVISQDWSKVLEV, from the exons ATGGGGAGAAAACCTTGTTGTGACAAAGATGGAGTAAAGAAAGGTCCATGGTCAGCTGAAGAAGACAAGAAGCTTATTAACTTCATTCTTATTAATGGCCAATGCTGCTGGAGATCTCTCCCTAAAGTTGCAG GGCTGCTGAGATGTGGAAAGAGCTGTAGATTGAGATGGACAAACTATCTAAGACCAGATTTGAAGAGGGGACTTCTATCTGAATATGAAGAGAAGATGGTTATTGATCTTCATTCTCAGCTTGGCAACAG GTGGTCTAAGATTGCTTCTCATTTACCGGGACGAACTGATAATGAAATCAAGAATCATTGGAATACACATATCAAGAAGAAGCTGAAGAAAATGGGGATTGATCCAATCACTCACCAGTCAATTACTGTTGACCAACCAAACATAGAACCACCAACAAAAAATCAACCAATTATTcaacaagaaaaacaaattaCAATGCCAATTTCCCCTGCTCATGTTGTCCCAGAAATAATAGATATTCTTGATCACAACAAGGAGATGGTTGAAACTCCTATACTATCAACAATCACAGAGATCAAATTAGAagacgacgacaacaacaacaagaagaatacGGGGACAAGCTTCTGTACCGACGAAGTCCCCGTAATTAAACCACATGAAATTTTATTCCATTCTGAATCAACCACTTCAACatcctcatcatcttcttctccaTCATCCATTATTCTTGAAGATATGCAGTTTGATTTCAATTGGGCAGATGATTTCAGCAGAACATTGGATTATTTACTTAATGATGATATTGACATGAATAATGTCATTTCCCAAGATTGGTCAAAGGTGTTGGAAGTTTGA